GACAAGGAAAAACTCCGCAAAGAGCTCGAAAGGTGGGAAAAGGGCACTCTCAGCCGTTCGGTCAGTCGATTTCCCGAGAGGAAGCCGGCCTTTGAGACGACCTCTCACATCGAGATCAAACGGCTCTATACCCCCATCGACGAGGCCGAACAGGGGTATCTCGAGAGATTGGGATTTCCCGGGGAATACCCCTTCACCAGAGGCGTGCACCCCACCATGTACAGGGGGCGGTTCTGGACCATGAGGCAGTACTCGGGCTTTGCCACTGCCGAAGAGACGAATCAACGCTACAAGTATCTCTTGCAACAGGGCCAGACCGGCCTCAGTGTGGCCTTTGATCTCCCCACCCAGATCGGATACGACTCGGATCACGCCATGGCTGCCGGGGAAGTGGGCAAGGTGGGAGTCGCGATCGATACTCTGGCCGACATGGAGACCCTCTTCGACGGCATCCCCCTCGGCAGGGTGAGCACCTCCATGACCATCAATGCTACCGCGGTGATTCTCCTTGCCATGTACCTCGCAGTGGCGGAGAAACAGGGGGTCGGGTTCAAAGAGGTGAGAGGGACCATTCAGAACGACATCCTGAAGGAGTACGTGGCTCGAGGGACCCATATCTTCCCTCCTCGTCCCTCCATGCGGATCATCACCGATATCTTTGCCTTCTGCAAAGATCAGATCCCCCGGTGGAACACCATCAGCATCAGCGGCTACCACATGCGAGAGGCGGGTTGCTCTGCGGTCCAGGAAGTGGCCTTCACACTAGCCAACGCCATTGCCTATGTGCAGGCGGCCGTTGATGCGGGGCTCGACGTGGATGATTTTGCCGGCAGGCTCTCATTCTTCTTCAATTGCCACAACAATTTTCTCGAGGAGATCGCCAAGTTTCGCGCTGCCCGCCGGCTCTGGGCAAGAATAATGAAGCAACGGTTCGGAGCCCGGAAACCGGCCTCTTCCATGCTCCGTTTCCACACGCAGACAGCGGGATCCACACTGACCCTCCAGCAACCCGACAACAACGTTGTCCGTGTCGCTTTCCAGGCCCTTGCGGCTGTCCTGGGGGGTACCCAGTCACTCCACACCAACTCGAGAGACGAGGCCCTCGCCCTCCCCTCTGAGGCTGCCGTCCGAGTCGCCCTGAGAACTCAACAGATCATAGCCCATGAGAGTGGTGTGGCAGATGTTATCGACCCCATGGCAGGTTCTTACGCAATCGAGGCGCTGACCGATGAGATTGAAGCAGGAGCTGCCGCATATATCGACAGAATCGACGCCATGGGGGGAGCCGTCAAGGCCGTCGAGTCGGGATACATGCAGCGCGAAATAGGGGAGAGCGCTTACCAGTATCAGAAAAGCATCGAGGAGAAGTCCTCGATCATCGTTGGAGTCAATGAGTTCACCGTGGAAGAACAGCCCTTCAAGGATACTCTCCGTATAGACCCGGAGGTCGAGAAGCGTCAGAGGCAGAAGCTCAAGAGTGTCAGGGAGGCCAGAGATACGAATCGGGTCAAGGAGAAGCTCGAGGCCGTCAAAAGGGCGGCTGAAAGGACCGACAATCTGGTCCCCCCTATCATCGATGCCGTCCGGTCTTACGCCACGGTGGGCGAGATATCGGATACCCTGAGATCCGTCTTTGGAAGCTACCAGGAAAGGACTTGAACCATGGCTGAAAGGAAGATCAGAGTTCTCATAGCAAAACCGGGGCTCGACGGGCATGACCGCGGGGCAAAGGTCATCGCCCGGTCTCTGAGAGACGCTGGTATGGAGGTGGTGTATACGGGAATCCGCCAGACTCCCGAGCAGATCGTAAACGCGGCCATCCAAGAGGACGTGGATGTCATCGGGCTTAGCTGCCTCTCCGGGGCTCACATGACCCTCTTCCCCCGGGTCATGGAGATATTGAGGGAGAAGAAAGCCGAAGACATCACCGTGCTTGGCGGCGGTATCATCCCCCATGACGATATCGCCCCTCTCAAGAAAGAGGGAATCAGGGAGATCTTCCAACCAGGCACTTACACTGAAGAGATCATAAGGTACATAAGGGAAAATGTGAAACCCAAGGGCGGAGGCCTTGACAGAGGCGCGGGAAGCTGAACCTCCGGCGTTTCGTTTTTGGTCCTGTTGCCCTGGGGTCTCGAGATCATCTACCCAGGAGGGAATCATGATCAGGAAACTCGATCACATCGCCATTGCCGTCGGCAACATGGAGGAGGCCGCGGGGTTCTACCGGAAAATGCTGGGTCTCCAATTGAAAGATACCGAGGTCGTCGAAGAGCAAAAGACAAGGGTAGGATTTTTTCTGGTGGGTGAGACCAGGATCGAACTCGTGGAGCCGGCCTCCCAAGACTCTCCCCTTGTCAGATTCCTCGAAACCAGGGGGCCGGGCATCCACCATCTCTGTTTTGAGGTGGACGATATCGAAAGTGAGATCAGGAGCCTTGCCGAGAAGGGAGCCCCCCTCATCGACAAAGCCCCCCGACCGGGAGCCCACGGGACCCGGGTGGCCTTTCTCCATCCAAAGGGAACCGGGGGTGTCCTCATCGAACTCTCCGAAAAGCCTCAAGACGGCTAGACGGCCCTACCTGGCATACTTCCCCATGAGCTCGGCCTGGCCGAGAATGTGATTCTTCATGGCCCGGATCACGTCCTTCTTTCTGGCCCCTGAAGAGATGCCCAGCTTACCGTCCAGGGCATAGAGCCTGAAGAAGTAGCGGTGGGGTCTTCCGGGCGGGGGGCAAGGCCCACCGTATCCGAACCTTCCAAAATCGTTGATCCCCTGGAAACCGCCCTCCTGGACGGTCTCTGCCGGTGGTACCCCCTCTGGGAGACCCGTCATTCCTCCTGGGAGGTCATACACGACCCAGTGGACCCAGGTGCCCCCAGGAGCGTCAGGGTCATCACAGATGATGGCAAAAGCACTCGTCCCCTCCGGGACACCGCTCCACGTAAGGGGAGGTGAGAGATCCGCTCCGTCACAGGTATGCTCCCTGGGAATCGTTCCCGAAGGGGCGAAGGCAGAACTCCTCAACTCAAATCCCATGACCGTTCCTCCTGCAAAGACGATTACGACAACCATCAAGAAGGCA
The Deltaproteobacteria bacterium DNA segment above includes these coding regions:
- the mce gene encoding methylmalonyl-CoA epimerase, with amino-acid sequence MIRKLDHIAIAVGNMEEAAGFYRKMLGLQLKDTEVVEEQKTRVGFFLVGETRIELVEPASQDSPLVRFLETRGPGIHHLCFEVDDIESEIRSLAEKGAPLIDKAPRPGAHGTRVAFLHPKGTGGVLIELSEKPQDG
- a CDS encoding YbhB/YbcL family Raf kinase inhibitor-like protein, with protein sequence MGFELRSSAFAPSGTIPREHTCDGADLSPPLTWSGVPEGTSAFAIICDDPDAPGGTWVHWVVYDLPGGMTGLPEGVPPAETVQEGGFQGINDFGRFGYGGPCPPPGRPHRYFFRLYALDGKLGISSGARKKDVIRAMKNHILGQAELMGKYAR
- a CDS encoding methylmalonyl-CoA mutase family protein, whose translation is MEDKEKLRKELERWEKGTLSRSVSRFPERKPAFETTSHIEIKRLYTPIDEAEQGYLERLGFPGEYPFTRGVHPTMYRGRFWTMRQYSGFATAEETNQRYKYLLQQGQTGLSVAFDLPTQIGYDSDHAMAAGEVGKVGVAIDTLADMETLFDGIPLGRVSTSMTINATAVILLAMYLAVAEKQGVGFKEVRGTIQNDILKEYVARGTHIFPPRPSMRIITDIFAFCKDQIPRWNTISISGYHMREAGCSAVQEVAFTLANAIAYVQAAVDAGLDVDDFAGRLSFFFNCHNNFLEEIAKFRAARRLWARIMKQRFGARKPASSMLRFHTQTAGSTLTLQQPDNNVVRVAFQALAAVLGGTQSLHTNSRDEALALPSEAAVRVALRTQQIIAHESGVADVIDPMAGSYAIEALTDEIEAGAAAYIDRIDAMGGAVKAVESGYMQREIGESAYQYQKSIEEKSSIIVGVNEFTVEEQPFKDTLRIDPEVEKRQRQKLKSVREARDTNRVKEKLEAVKRAAERTDNLVPPIIDAVRSYATVGEISDTLRSVFGSYQERT
- a CDS encoding cobalamin B12-binding domain-containing protein; this translates as MAERKIRVLIAKPGLDGHDRGAKVIARSLRDAGMEVVYTGIRQTPEQIVNAAIQEDVDVIGLSCLSGAHMTLFPRVMEILREKKAEDITVLGGGIIPHDDIAPLKKEGIREIFQPGTYTEEIIRYIRENVKPKGGGLDRGAGS